The following coding sequences lie in one Haematobia irritans isolate KBUSLIRL chromosome 3, ASM5000362v1, whole genome shotgun sequence genomic window:
- the Sou gene encoding required for meiotic nuclear division 5 protein souji, producing the protein MSTISASAAEIESITAVEKELDRVINKFTEIRENAAAEINDVASLLQELLQVLARAEQEMAGTINTGTQVDADDHMDDEAEMLVEMEPSTPRLTDSQICIITEALQKTNEKLQRLSSEHRELHGAVSKVGKVIDRNFISDFTATTRTDALQDEDNIMLLNKVMAKHYCRQGMDDVAQLLIKESKMPEEMAREVFESERSFAEIFRIWKAIQQHDLSLALEWTSRYSNELIAKNSTLEFKLHRLAFLQIISKGISAQSEAIAYARNNFHKFIDRFEQEIPNLMGCFIYLPSGIENSPYKHLISPEMWTEASYIFLKDACHTLGISKNSALSVVINAGCTALPALLNIKQVMQSRQVLNIWSGRDELPIEIDLDPEYRYHSIFACPILRQQTTEENPPKKLTCGHVISNDALHKLSNGHILKCPYCPVEQNAEEAVRIYF; encoded by the exons ATGAGTACCATATCTGCATCTGCGGCTGAAATAGAATCCATTACAGCTGTCGAAAAAGAACTTGACCGAGtaatcaacaaatttactgaaaTACGTGAAAATGCTGCGGCGGAAATCAACGATGTTGCCTCGTTGTTGCAagaacttttacaagttttggcTAGAGCTGAACAAGAAATGGCTGGAACTATAAATACTGGAACCCAAGTGGATGCCGACGATCACATGGACGATGAGGCAGAAATGTTGGTAGAAATGGaac CCTCTACCCCACGTTTAACGGACAGTCAAATATGCATAATAACAGAAGCTTTACAAAAAACTAACGAGAAATTACAACGTCTGTCTAGCGAACATCGTGAGTTGCATGGAGCCGTTTCCAAAGTAGGCAAAGTTATtgatcgaaatttcatttcggaCTTCACGGCCACAACAAGAACTGATGCTCTTCAGGACGAAGATAATATAATGCTCTTAAATAAAGTCATGGCTAAACACTATTGTCGTCAAGGCATGGACGATGTGGCTCAATTGTTAATCAAAGAATCAAAAATGCCAGAGGAAATGGCTAGGGAAGTTTTCGAGTCTGAGCGtagttttgccgaaatttttcgTATTTGGAAAGCCATTCAACAACATGATTTAAGCTTGGCTCTAGAGTGGACGTCGAGATACTCAAATGAATTGATTGCCAAAAATTCTACATTAGAATTTAAACTACATCGTTTGGCATTTTTACAAATCATATCAAAAGGTATTTCTGCTCAGAGCGAAGCTATAGCATACGCGCGgaataattttcacaaattcatTGATCGCTTTGAGCAGGAAATACCAAATCTAATGGGATGCTTCATCTATTTACCTTCGGGTATAGAAAATTCACCATATAAGCATTTGATATCTCCAGAAATGTGGACTGAAGCGTCATACATATTCTTGAAAGATGCATGTCACACATTGGGTATCAGCAAGAACTCCGCACTATCGGTAGTAATCAATGCAGGTTGTACAGCTTTACCAGCTTTGCTCAATATAAAACAG GTAATGCAATCCCGCCAAGTCCTCAACATATGGAGTGGACGTGACGAATTACCTATTGAAATTGACTTGGATCCTGAATATCGATACCATTCTATATTCGCTTGTCCTATTCTAAGACAGCAAACTACTGAGGAAAATCCGCCGAAAAAATTAACATGTGGCCATGTTATTTCTAATGATGCTCTACATAAACTAAGCAACGGCCACATACTCAAATGTCCATATTGTCCCGTAGAACAAAACGCTGAAGAGGCAGTAAGGATCTACTTTTAA
- the Polr3A gene encoding RNA polymerase III subunit A, with translation MPKEQFREADLIKKISHVQFSISSPEEIQQESQLRIVSKNLYQAQRQPVPYGVLDRRMGVSSKDSTCETCGQGLNECIGHFGYLDLALPVFHIGHFRSTINILQMICKSCSHVMLKDNDKKMYEKKLLNPNFSYLAKKALHGQILTKAKKSTKCPNCEAVNGGVKKGPGLLKILHDPYKGKKQEALMSKDLDDLLQATENNRELNQMLGNYNHLEELNPLTVLELFKSIPKPDIPLLGMTCEGANPANLIVTRVFVPPVCIRPSVVSEVKAGTTEDDLTMKQSEILLINDVIQKHMTGGGKIELIQEDWDFLQLHVALYFHSEISGIPLNMAPKKTTRGLVQRLKGKQGRFRGNLSGKRVDFSGRTVISPDPNLMIHQVGVPERVAKILTYPERVNPANIQKMKELVKNGPNIHPGANYVQQRGSTFKKYLAYGNRDKVAHDLKCGDIVERHLCDGDIVLFNRQPSLHKMSIMCHQAKVQPQRTFRFNECACTPYNADFDGDEMNLHLPQTEEARAEALILMGNKSNLVTPKNGEILIAATQDFITGGYLLTQKDEFLTREQAMQLAACFLAGPDANMQIDMPPPAILKPRKLWTGKQIFSLLLKPNKLCPVKVNLITKGRNYTCNYDLCIKDSWVIVRNSELICGSMDKSTMGSGTKNCIFYVILRDFGENFATKCMWRLARIASYFIQNRGFSFGISDVTPSAKLLEEKQRLLEKGYAKCDEYILEMKKGTLQCQPGCTPEQTLEAVMLRELSGIREQAAKACFRELHPTNSALIMALSGSKGSNINISQMIACVGQQAINGKRVPNGFENRALPHFEKFSAIPAARGFVQNSFFSGLTPTEFFFHTMAGREGLVDTAVKTAETGYLQRRLVKCLEDLVVHYDGSVRNAIGEIVELIYGGDGLDPVFMEVKNKPVDMVRQLNHLRACFPYRGEESLPAKKIMDATKNILSEDEFTMSRKDFQTEVISFIEKVSEKISKVQEKYKKHPQLGNEIERLTEGQIRTFMRWVNDKYNRAVTEPGTAVGAVAAQSIGEPGTQMTLKTFHFAGVASMNITQGVPRIVEIINATKTISTPVITAEIVNNTSMEYARKVKSRIEKTTLGEVSSYIEEVYKQDDCYLVIRLDLNRIKVLGLEINAETIRYSICTSKLRIKPALVDIMGSSIIIVRIDSSKHGGALNAELQRLSSAIQNVVVAGLPHISRAVIAIDDSRLPATYKLCIEGAGLRDVMATYGVVGTKTKSNNIWEVYNTLGIEAARTTIMTEITDVMEGHGMSVDHRHIMLLASQMTSRGEVLGITRHGLAKMRESVFNLASFEKTSDHLFDAAYFGQTDAVDGVSERIILGMPASIGTGLFKLVHNHQDTSLPDIQVPIFSSVAA, from the exons ATGCCTAAGGAACAGTTTCGTGAAGCAGATCTAATCAAGAAGAT ATCACATGTACAATTCAGTATAAGCAGTCCGGAAGAAATTCAACAGGAGTCTCAATTGCGCATTGTTTCGAAGAATTTGTATCAGGCTCAACGCCAACCTGTTCCATATGGTGTTTTAGATCGTCGTATGGGCGTAAGCAGTAAGGATTCGACGTGTGAGACTTGTGGCCAGGGTTTAAACGAATGTATTGGTCATTTCGGCTACTTAGATTTGGCCTTACCCGTCTTTCATATAGGCCATTTTCGTTCAACAATTAATATCTTACAAATGATTTGTAAATCGTGCTCACATGTCATGCTTAAAGACAACGACAAGAAAATGTATGAGAAGAAATTGCTAAATCCTAATTTCAGCTATCTAGCCAAAAAGGCTTTGCATGGGCAAATATTGACCAAAGCTAAGAAGTCTACAAAATGTCCGAATTGCGAAGCCGTGAATGGTGGCGTGAAGAAAGGTCCaggattattgaaaattttacatgatCCATACAAAGGCAAGAAGCAGGAAGCTTTAATGTCCAAAGATTTAGATGATTTATTACAAGCAACAGAAAACAATAGAGAGCTAAATCAAATGTTGGGTAACTACAATCACTTGGAGGAGCTGAATCCCTTAACAGTCCTTGAACTATTCAAAAGTATACCAAAACCAGATATACCCTTGCTAGGTATGACTTGCGAAGGTGCGAATCCGGCTAATCTAATTGTGACAAGAGTATTTGTACCGCCAGTATGCATTAGGCCATCAGTGGTATCGGAAGTCAAGGCAGGAAC AACTGAAGACGATTTGACTATGAAACAAAGTGAAATCTTACTTATTAACGATGTTATTCAGAAACACATGACCGGCGGTGGTAAAATAGAGCTTATTCAAGAGGATTGGGACTTCTTACAATTGCATGTGGCTTTATACTTCCATAGTGAAATATCCGGCATTCCATTAAACATGGCGCCGAAAAAGACAACTCGAGGACTTGTACAACGGCTTAAAGGAAAACAAGGTCGATTCCGCGGCAACCTTTCTGGTAAACGTGTCGATTTTTCAGGACGGACTGTTATCTCACCTGATCCAAACTTGATGATTCATCAAGTCGGTGTACCTGAAAGAGTtgcaaaaatattaacatatcCAGAACGCGTTAACCCAGCCAACATTCAGAAAATGAAGGAATTGGTAAAGAATGGACCCAATATCCATCCTGGAGCGAATTATGTGCAGCAAAGAGGTTcaacttttaaaaaatacttGGCTTATGGCAATCGTGATAAGGTAGCTCATGATTTGAAATGTGGCGATATTGTCGAACGTCATCTTTGTGACGGTGACATTGTTTTGTTCAATCGTCAACCATCGTTGCATAAAATGTCTATTATGTGCCATCAAGCCAAAGTGCAACCTCAAAGAACTTTCCGATTTAACGAATGTGCATGTACCCCATATAATGCTGATTTTGATGGCGACGAAATGAATTTACATTTACCACAAACCGAAGAAGCTAGAGCAGAGGCTTTGATACTAATGGGCAACAAATCGAATTTAGTAACACCGAAAAATGGTGAAATCCTAATTGCTGCAACCCAAGATTTTATCACAGGAGGCTATTTGTTGACGCAGAAAGATGAGTTTCTTACACGAGAACAGGCAATGCAATTGGCGGCCTGCTTTTTGGCAGGTCCCGATGCAAATATGCAAATAGATATGCCCCCTCCTGCCATCTTAAAGCCTCGTAAACTCTGGAcaggaaaacaaatatttagtttATTGCTGAAACCAAATAAACTTTGCCCAGTCAAAGTTAACCTCATAACAAAAGGAAGAAATTATACCTGTAATTATGACTTATGTATTAAAGATTCGT GGGTAATCGTTCGTAACTCGGAATTAATTTGTGGTTCCATGGATAAAAGTACAATGGGTTCGggaaccaaaaattgtattttctatgtTATTCTAAgagattttggagaaaattttgccacgaaATGTATGTGGCGTCTAGCAAGG ATCGCTTCATATTTCATACAAAATCGTGGATTTTCCTTTGGAATAAGTGATGTTACGCCAAGTGCAAAACTCTTAGAAGAAAAGCAACGTCTCTTGGAAAAGGGCTATGCCAAGTGTGATGAGTACATATTAGAAATGAAAAAGGGCACATTACAATGCCAGCCTGGTTGTACACCAGAACAAACGCTTGAAGCCGTTATGTTAAGAGAATTGTCTGGAATACGAGAGCAAGCAGCAAAGGCCTGTTTTCGCGAACTTCATCCCACTAATAGCGCTTTAATAATGGCCCTCTCTGGATCGAAAGGCTCCAATATAAATATATCGCAAATGATTGCTTGTGTAGGCCAACAGGCCATTAACGGTAAAAGGGTACCAAATGGATTTGAAAATAGAGCTTTGCCTCACTTCGAAAAGTTTT CTGCAATTCCCGCCGCTAGAGGATTTGTGCAAAACAGTTTCTTTTCTGGTCTAACACCTACGGAATTCTTTTTCCACACAATGGCCGGCAGAGAAGGTTTGGTAGATACAGCTGTCAAAACAGCAGAAACTGGTTATCTTCAAAGACGTCTAGTTAAG TGTTTGGAAGATTTGGTGGTCCATTATGACGGGTCCGTTCGCAATGCCATTGGCGAAATTGTCGAACTTATTTACGGCGGTGATGGCTTGGATCCTGTATTTatggaagtgaaaaataaaCCTGTTGATATGGTACGTCAACTGAATCACTTAAGGGCTTGTTTTCCTTATCGCGGAGAAGAGTCTTTGCCTGCTAAGAAAATAATGGATGCTACAAAAAATATACTCTCCGAAGATGAATTTACAATGAGCCGTAAAGATTTTCAAACTGAAGTAAT AtcatttatagaaaaagtttctgaaaaaatatcaaaagtgcAAGAAAAATATAAGAAGCATCCCCAACTCGGCAATGAGATAGAACGTTTAACTGAAGGACAAATACGAACATTTATGCGTTGGGTTAATGACAAATATAACAGAGCTGTAACTGAACCCGGAACTGCTGTTGGCGCCGTTGCAGCCCAAAGTATTGGAGAACCTGGAACCCAAATGACATTAAAGACTTTCCATTTTGCCGGTGTAGCCTCCATGAACATTACGCAAGGTGTGCCACGTATTGTGGAGATTATCAATGCGACCAAAACTATATCAACACCAGTTATAACAGCGGAAATTGTAAACAATACCAGCATGGAATATGCACGTAAAGTTAAATCCCGCATTGAAAAAACAACTCTTGGCGAGGTTTCGTCATACATTGAAGAGGTGTACAAGCAAGATGACTGTTATTTGGTAATACGTCTCGATTTGAATCGCATCAAAGTGTTGGGTTTAGAAATTAATGCAGAGACAATACGTTATTC CATTTGTACTTCTAAGTTGCGCATCAAACCGGCCTTGGTGGATATTATGGGTTCCTCCATTATAATCGTACGTATTGATAGTTCAAAACATGGTGGAGCGTTGAATGCTGAACTGCAGCGCTTATCGTCGGCAATACAAAATGTCGTTGTAGCTGGTCTCCCACATATTTCTAGAGCCGTGATAGCAATCGATGATTCCCGTTTGCCTGCTACATACAAATTATGTATTGAAGGAGCAGGGCTAAGAGACGTCATGGCCACCTACGGTGTAGTGGGCACAAAAACAAAGAGCAATAATATATGGGAAGTTTACAATACCTTGGGTATTGAGGCAGCACGTACAACTATTATGACAGAAATTACAGATGTTATGGAGGGCCATGGCATGAGTGTGGATCATCGTCACATTATGTTATTAGCTAGTCAGATGACGTCACGTGGCGAAGTTCTGGGTATTACACGCCATGGTTTGGCTAAAATGAGAGAAAGTGTATTTAATTTGGCCTCT tttgaaaaaacATCAGATCACTTATTTGATGCCGCCTATTTCGGACAAACTGATGCCGTCGATGGTGTATCGGAACGTATAATATTGGGCATGCCAGCGTCCATTGGGACGGGGCTCTTCAAGTTGGTCCACAATCATCAGGATACTAGTTTACCAGATATACAAGTTCCAATATTTTCCTCTGTAGCAGCGTGA
- the LOC142228197 gene encoding brachyurin, with translation MQTIDFQLFILSFASAVLLGKSVQLEGRIVSGYKADVGQFPWQVIIKQDEFDDLLCGGSIISDNWVLTAAHCCYGFDSLLLRFGTIDLYDDNALNMTATEIYIHPGYNDSNYNNDVCLIQLPESLTFGDTIAPITIVPSSMSSNTFAGTVATIAGFGIMNDEYMDPSADLLWAQVQIISNEECSDVFEPGLVIDSTMCGKGYGVANMSICNGDSGGPLITKDPDHNWIQIGINSFVALDQCTEGLPSAFARLTSYLPYIQNVTGL, from the exons ATGCAGACCATAGACTTTCAATTGTTTATTCTGTCATTTGCAAGTGCAGTGCTGTTAGGGAAAAGTGTTCAGTTAGAG GGTCGCATTGTTTCCGGTTATAAAGCTGATGTGGGACAATTTCCCTGGCAAGTCATTATAAAACAAGACGAATTCGATGACTTGCTATGCGGTGGATCAATCATTTCAGATAACTGGGTTCTAACAGCTGCCCATTGTTGTTACGGCTTTGACTCGCTGCTTCTTAGATTCGGCACCATTGATCTATACGATGACAATGCTCTCAATATGACAGCGACAGAAATTTATATCCATCCGGGCTATAACGACTCGAATTATAACAATGATGTTTGTTTGATCCAGTTGCCAGAATCATTGACATTTGGTGATACTATTGCGCCCATTACTATAGTACCAAGCTCTATGTCTTCGAACACGTTTGCAGGGACCGTTGCTACAATAGCTGGCTTTGGGATAATGAATGATGAATACATGGATCCTTCCGCTGACTTGCTTTGGGCTCAGGTACAAATTATTTCCAACGAAGAGTGCAGCGACGTTTTTGAACCTGGCTTAGTAATCGATTCTACTATGTGCGGTAAGGGATATGGTGTTGCAAATATGTCCATTTGCAATGGTGATTCTGGTGGACCTTTGATAACTAAAGATCCTGATCATAATTGGATACAAATTGGCATAAATTCCTTTGTCGCTTTGGATCAGTGTACAGAAGGTTTACCCTCAGCGTTTGCTAGATTGACATCATATTTACCTTACATACAAAATGTGACAGGTCTTTAG